TTGTCGACCCGCGGCGCGCCCGCGAGGAAATCGCCCAGTCCGCCGCCCGCCTGATCGCGGAGGACGGTCTCGATTACGCCGGCGCGAAGCGCAAGGCTGCGCGCCAGCTGTTCGGCGATTCGCGCGTTGCCGGCGAATGGCTGCCGGATAACGACCTGATCGAGGAAGAACTGCGCGAGTACCTCGCCTTGTTCCAGAGCGACACGCAGCCGGACGAACTTCGCCGCCTGCGCGAGATCGCGCTCGACTGGATGCGCCGGCTCGCCGAGTTCAATCCGTATGTGACGGGCGCGGTGCTCAATGGCACCGCGAACGAGCATTCGGACATCCATTTGCAGATATTCACCGACAACCCGAAGGACGTCGCGATCTACCTGCTGAACCAGAACGTCCAGTACGACGTCTCCGAGACGCGGCATTTCGCCGGTCGCGCCGACGTCGAGACGCTCAGCTTCCTGTGGCGCCCGCGGCGCGACGTGGACGCGATCGGCATACACGTCGCGCTCTACGCGAGCGACGACCTGCGCGGCGCGGTCAAGGCCGACGCACGCGGCCGGGTCGCCCGCGCGGACGCCGCCGCATTGCGCGCGCTGGTCGAGGCAGGCAAAGCCCCTTCCGAACCGGAATGATTCAACGATGATGATGAAACGCATGTTGGCGCTCGCGGTCGTCGCGGCCGCCGCCGTCGCCGGCGGGATCGCCGCCGGCCATTGGTTCCGCGTCGGCAGCGCCGACGACGGCGTCGCCGTCGCCGCACCCGCCACGCCCGCCGCACAGGGCAGCCCCGTCGACCAGTTGTGGGCCGCGTCGCTGACGGGCCTCGACGGCAAGCCGGCCACGCTGGCTTCCTTCAAGGGCCAGAAGGTCGTGGTCAATTTCTGGGCTTCGTGGTGCGGGCCGTGCGTCGAGGAAATGCCCGAGCTCGTCGCGCTGTCGCATCAATACAAGCAAAAAGGCATCCGCTTCATCGGGATCGGCGTCGATTCCGACCAGAACGTGAAGAATTTTCTGCAGAAGGTGAAGGTCGACTATCCGGTGTTCGTCAGCGGTTATGCGGGCGCCGATCTGGCCCGCAATTTCGGAAATACGGCCGGCGCACTCCCGTTTACGGTCGTCATCGACGAAACCGGCAAAATTCGCGAGACAAAATTAGGACAAATCCAACCGGCCGAGCTGAAAAAGACCCTCGACGCGTTGTGATCGCCCTGAACGGTCGCCCGCACGTTGGCGGTGATTTATGCGTCGATCGCCGCAATTTCACGTCAATTCGCCGATACTTTGGATCCGCACCGGTAATTCTTGCAGGTCCGGCGCGCACGGCCGTTCGGCAAAACTAGACAAATTTCTCTAAATAGCGCTAAAGTTCGCGCAATTCCGCAGAAATAGAAGCGACCATGACACGATTGCTGGTGCTGCACGGCCCCAACCTGAACCTTCTCGGCACCCGGGAACCGGAGGTGTACGGCCGCGTCACGCTCGCGCAGATCGATCAGGCGCTTGCCGCGCGGGCGCAGGAAGCCGGTGCCGAACTGTCGTCGTTCCAGAGCAACCATGAAGGCGCGCTCGTCGACCGCATCCAGGCCGCGCGGGAGGAACAGACCGATTTCATCCTGATCAATCCCGCCGCGTATACGCACACGAGCGTCGCGATCCGGGACGCGATCGCCGGCGTTGGCATCCCGTTCGTCGAGGTTCATCTGTCGAACGTGCACCGCCGCGAAGCGTTCAGGCATCACTCCTACTTTTCCGACCAGGCCGAAGGCGTGATCTGCGGGCTCGGCTGGAAAGGTTATCTGTACGCGCTCGAGTACGCGCTGGACAAGCTGCAAAGCACGTCGCGCGGCTGATTTCGCGATCTAGATTCAGCGCCGGTCTCACCCGGCGCTTTCACGTATTGAAAGGGGAATTCCCGATGGATCTTCGTAAGCTGAAAACTCTGATCGACCTCGTTTCCGAATCCGGCATCTCCGAGCTGGAAGTGACGGAAGGCGAAGGCAAGGTGCGCATCGTCAAGAACGCACCGCCGGTCTACGTACAGCCGACGGCTGGGTATGCCCCGCAAATCAGCGCGCCCGCTCCGTCGGCCGCGCTGCCGACCGAAGGCGCCGCCGCGCCGGCCGCAGGCGGCGCTGCCGCACCGGCCGTCCCGCAGGGCCACGTCGTGACGTCGCCGATGGTCGGCACGTTCTATCGCGCACCGTCGCCGGGCGCGGACCCGTTCGTCCAGGTCGGCGACACGGTCAAGGAAGGCCAGACGATCTGCATCATCGAAGCGATGAAGCTG
This window of the Burkholderia cepacia GG4 genome carries:
- the accB gene encoding acetyl-CoA carboxylase biotin carboxyl carrier protein; the protein is MDLRKLKTLIDLVSESGISELEVTEGEGKVRIVKNAPPVYVQPTAGYAPQISAPAPSAALPTEGAAAPAAGGAAAPAVPQGHVVTSPMVGTFYRAPSPGADPFVQVGDTVKEGQTICIIEAMKLLNEIESDKAGVIKEILVENGQAVEYGQPLFVIG
- a CDS encoding TlpA family protein disulfide reductase encodes the protein MMMKRMLALAVVAAAAVAGGIAAGHWFRVGSADDGVAVAAPATPAAQGSPVDQLWAASLTGLDGKPATLASFKGQKVVVNFWASWCGPCVEEMPELVALSHQYKQKGIRFIGIGVDSDQNVKNFLQKVKVDYPVFVSGYAGADLARNFGNTAGALPFTVVIDETGKIRETKLGQIQPAELKKTLDAL
- the aroQ gene encoding type II 3-dehydroquinate dehydratase, whose amino-acid sequence is MTRLLVLHGPNLNLLGTREPEVYGRVTLAQIDQALAARAQEAGAELSSFQSNHEGALVDRIQAAREEQTDFILINPAAYTHTSVAIRDAIAGVGIPFVEVHLSNVHRREAFRHHSYFSDQAEGVICGLGWKGYLYALEYALDKLQSTSRG
- a CDS encoding UDP-N-acetylmuramate--alanine ligase, which codes for MSRKSLVDPRRAREEIAQSAARLIAEDGLDYAGAKRKAARQLFGDSRVAGEWLPDNDLIEEELREYLALFQSDTQPDELRRLREIALDWMRRLAEFNPYVTGAVLNGTANEHSDIHLQIFTDNPKDVAIYLLNQNVQYDVSETRHFAGRADVETLSFLWRPRRDVDAIGIHVALYASDDLRGAVKADARGRVARADAAALRALVEAGKAPSEPE